One Rhinoderma darwinii isolate aRhiDar2 chromosome 6, aRhiDar2.hap1, whole genome shotgun sequence DNA window includes the following coding sequences:
- the LOC142655517 gene encoding uncharacterized protein LOC142655517, which yields MVHDLRAVNAVTIINTPQVPNPHTLLNQVPGTAVYFTVIDLANAFFSIPLDKECQQYFAFTHRGRQYAWVVLPQGAANSPDIFSRTMKDILDTWQPPNQSSVLLQYVDDLLLCSESLENSETDSKSLLMFLEEVGCKASKHKLQLCAKTVVFLGHCISQGMKHLTPDRLEIIQKHPVPRNPKQLRTFLGLIGYCRAWIRDASAMMQPLYDCLTSDPFVLSPEAIDNFHSLKLSLTTRPALGLPDYNKPFTLFCHEQAGHASGVLAQDHGGKMRPLAYYSLALDPIVLGSPTCIRAVSAAAALVDKATDIVLQHDIIVQVPHAVQEMMNTVKTKHLSVARLTKIELTLLSPNVTIKRCVVLNPATLLPLDSEQKEGGVGGQGHGHPLIFQLSTDDELFNFEHEHDCQSLVDMESNGINSIFDVALINPDAEYFVDGSRYWSEDKGHFLTGYAVVHNGKAVIQQSLPSSSSAQEAELKALAEACKLGKGHRVNIYIDSRYAFGVAHDFGTIWRARGFLTSAGKPIKNAKAVEELLESLHMPDQAAIVKVQAHTNNSDLLSKGNEAADAAAKDAAALPLMIVKPVLQPITETLLRAFQDQAPPQEQAEWEERGAAIGLGQLRHLNSKVCLPRALYPMMCALAHGKTHCSKGAMSQLVLQTWHAPGFQNAAAKYTEGCMTCAQHNPGKTTKTPAKHTPKSYYPFQRLQVDYIQLPKIQTFFQVPTHYNLETGW from the exons atggtacatgacctacgggctgtgaatgctgtgacaataattaatacaccacaagtgcctaacccacataccctgctcaaccaggtccccggcactgcagtctatttcacagttatagacttagccaatgctttcttctccatcccgctggataaagagtgccagcagtattttgcatttacacataggggaagacagtatgcttgggtagtgctgccacagggtgccgcaaattcccctgatatcttctcacgtaccatgaaagatattctggacacctggcagccccccaatcagtcctcagttctactacaatatgtagatgatttgttactttgtagtgagagtctggagaacagtgaaacagattctaaatcactattaatgttcctagaagaagtaggctgtaaagcgagcaagcacaagctgcaattatgtgccaaaacagttgttttccttggtcactgtatttcccaaggtatgaaacacttaactcctgacaggctggaaatcatacagaaacacccagtccctagaaaccctaaacaattgaggactttcctgggtttaatagggtactgcagagcctggatcagggatgcctctgctatgatgcaaccattatatgactgtctcacctctgacccatttgtactgtcacctgaggcaattgacaattttcactccctgaaactgtcactgactacaaggccagcattgggacttcctgactacaataagccatttactctgttctgccatgaacaggcaggccatgcctctggagtaTTAGCCCAAGATCATGGAGGCAAGATGCGACCTCTTGCTTATTACTCCCTTGCTCTGGATCCCATTGTACTAGGATCCCCGACCTGCATACGCGCTgtctcagcagcagcagctttagttGATAAAGCAACAGATATTGTACTCCAACATGACATTATTGTGCAAGTCCCACACGCAGTGCAAGAAATGATGAACACAGTCAAGACAAAACACTTATCAGTTGCAAGACTTACTAAAATTGAACTTACTCTTCTGTCCCCTAATGTGACTATCAAACGTTGTGTTGTTCTGAATCCAGCTACACTCCTGCCCCTAGATTCTGAACAAAAGGAGGGAGGAGTGGGGGGACAGGGACATGGACACCCCCTTATTTTTCAACTATCCACTGATGATGAACTATTTAATTTTGAACATGAACATGACTGTCAAAGCCTAGTGGATATGGAATCAAACGGCATAAacagtatatttgatgttgctctgattaaccctgatgctgagtattttgtagatggatctcgatattggagcgaagacaaaggacatttcctcaccgggtatgcagtggtcCACAATGGTAAGGCCGTCATACAACAGTCCCTACCCTCCAGCAGCTCAGCTCAGGAGGCAGAACTAAAAGCACTCGCTGAGGCGTGTAAATTGGGTAAGGGACATCGTGTCAACATATACATTGACTCCAGATATGCCTTTGGAGTTGCACATGACTTTGGGACAATATGGAGAGCCAGAGGGTTCTTGACCTCGGCAGGTAAACCTATAAAGAATGCAAAAGCAGTAGAAGAACTTTTAGAATCACTGCACATGCCAGACCAAGCAGCTATAGTCAAAGTACAGGCACACACTAataacagtgatctcctatcaaaagggaatgaggctgcggatgcagcggcaaaggacgctgctgctctccctctgatgattgtgaagcctgttttacaacccatcacagagaccctgttgcgtgctttccaggaccaagcaccccctcaagagcaagcagaatgggaggagagaggtgcagcaataggtctaggacagttgaggcatcttaattctaaggtttgcctaccaagagcactgtatccaatgatgtgtgccctagcccatgggaaaacacactgttcaaagggagctatgagccagctagtgttacagacatggcatgctccaggttttcaaaatgcagcagccaaatatacagagggctgcatgacatgtgcacaacacaaccctggtaaaaccaccaaaacaccagctaaacacactcctaagtcctactacccctttcagcgattacaggtggactacatacaactacctaag atccaaactttctttcaggtacccactcactacaacctggagactgggtggtaa